CTGCGGCGCCCACGCCGGTGTCGGGGTGGGCGGGTTCGCCGTGCGCGGTGTCGCGAAGGGCGGTACCGGACTGGGCGGTGTCGTGGCGCGCGGTGTCGGAATGCCCGCTCTCGGAGCGACCGGTGGGGGCATCGGTGACGGTCATGGCGGGACTCCCGGGCTGCGGGTGCGGGCACCTCCCGGCCGAAGGCGGGGGGAGAGGTTCCTCCAGCGTAGGACCGGCCCGCGCGGCCGTCCTGCCGACGCGAGGCGGGTGCACCCGTCAGGGCGCAGGACCCCCGCGGCGGGTGGTGCCCGGGGGCGTCAGCGCGGCGCCTGGACGCCGGTCAGCGCTGTGACGACCGGGTCCACGGCGTGGAATATCTCCTCGCCGCAGTTGCGGAACATCCCGATCGGCGCGCCGTAGGGATCGTCCACCTCGTCCGACTCCGGGGTCGCCGCGAGCAGCCAGCCGCGCAGCGCGGCGGCCGCCCGGACCAGCGCCCGGGCCCGCTCGGTGACGTCGGCGCCGCGCCGGGGGTCGGGCAGCGTGCCCGGGTCGATCCGGCGGACCAGGCGGGTGAACTCCTTCAAGGTGAAGGTGCGCAGCCCGGCCGCGTGGCCCATCGAGATCACCTGGGCCCGGTGGTCCAGCGTCGCGGTGAGCACCAGGTCGGCCTCGACCACGTGCTCGTCCAGCAGCTCGCGACCGGTGAAGCCGCCGCTGTCCGCCCCGTACTCGTCCAGCACGGTGGCGGCGTGCGCCTCCATCGGGGCGCCCTCGTGGCCCCACGTACCGGCGCTCTCCACCAGGATCCGGCCGGCCACCCGGGGGCTCAGCCGGGTGTCCAGCTCACGCCGGGTGAGCCGCTCGGCGATCGGCGAGCGGCAGATGTTCCCGGTGCAGACGAACAGGATCCGGAAGTGGTCGAGCGGGCGGGGCGCCACGCTGAGGTACGGCGATATGCCGGGCCCCGCGTGCAGGGAGGTCGCCGTCAACTGCCGGCCTCCAGGTCGGGGACGACCTCCCTCAGCTGCTCGGCGCTGATCGCGCCGGCCCGCAGCAGGACCGGGACCTTGCCCGTGACGTCGACGATGGTGGAGGCGGTGGCGTGGTCGGCCCGGCCGCCGTCCAGGTACACCGAGATGGCGTCGCCGAGCTGCTCCTGGGCCTCGTCGCAGGTGGCCGGGGACGGGCCGCCGGTGCGGTTGGCGCTGGAGACGGCGAGCGGGCCGGTGGCGTTCAGCAGCTCGATCGCGACCGGGTGCAGCGGCATCCGGACGGCGACGGTGCCCCGGGTCTCGCCGAGGTCCCAGCGCAGCGAGGGCTGGTGCTTGGCGACCAGGGTGAGACCGCCGGGCCAGAAGGCGTCGACCAGCTCCCAGGCCCGCTCGGAGAAGTCGGTGACCAGACCGTGCAGCGTGGTCGGCGAGCCGACCAGGACGGGGGACGGCATGTTGCGTCCGCGGCCCTTGGCGGCCAGCAGCGCGGCGACGGCCTCCGGGGAGAAGGCGTCCGCGCCGACCCCGTAGAGGGTGTCGGTCGGCAGCACGACGATCTCACCGCGGCGGATCGCCGAGGCGGCCTCGCG
The sequence above is a segment of the Kitasatospora sp. NBC_00240 genome. Coding sequences within it:
- a CDS encoding protein-tyrosine-phosphatase, with protein sequence MSPYLSVAPRPLDHFRILFVCTGNICRSPIAERLTRRELDTRLSPRVAGRILVESAGTWGHEGAPMEAHAATVLDEYGADSGGFTGRELLDEHVVEADLVLTATLDHRAQVISMGHAAGLRTFTLKEFTRLVRRIDPGTLPDPRRGADVTERARALVRAAAALRGWLLAATPESDEVDDPYGAPIGMFRNCGEEIFHAVDPVVTALTGVQAPR
- a CDS encoding L-threonylcarbamoyladenylate synthase; the protein is MSRRYDCADAGDRATGLREAASAIRRGEIVVLPTDTLYGVGADAFSPEAVAALLAAKGRGRNMPSPVLVGSPTTLHGLVTDFSERAWELVDAFWPGGLTLVAKHQPSLRWDLGETRGTVAVRMPLHPVAIELLNATGPLAVSSANRTGGPSPATCDEAQEQLGDAISVYLDGGRADHATASTIVDVTGKVPVLLRAGAISAEQLREVVPDLEAGS